CCATACTAAGAGGacgaaatgccatcaatgttctatgcagggactaaaaccaaaaatcagtgaaacttcagggactaaaaacatatttaaccctttatataattactatactatttttgaaatgataattttttcttaatttagaaattaaacatacaaattaaaattttataattaaatataacattaaagataaaacatatttttatctcATTCAAATATAAGTCTTGATATAATAATGATGTGAATATCCtgtttattagttatttttaaattaaattataaaaatatttttacctaattaagatattatatttataaatgtagATTATGGAATTTTGTTGcggtcaattttttttaatattaattagagTATTTAAGAAAAACTGTGATCATTTCTCCTTATTTGCGGTGACATCCATTATGTTACCGACATTTGCTCCCTAAAATTGAAATCATTTCTCTTATGTTATTTCAATAACATAAACACGTGTCATTTTTAGATGATACCTCTCTATCTAGTtatacaaacattaaaataaaaataaaatatattttaattctagttgatttataattaataatgtgttttaaGAAACATTATATCCTTTCAATATTGTcactcaacaaaaaaaaaatgattttgttatccagaaacttataattttaaagaatgtTCCTTGTGTTTGATTGAATcctaaatctaaatataatgttaaaatggtattttttttagcttttaatattattaaattatgacataaacatgtttatatataattgaattattaatataGATTGACAGTGGTGTTATTGATAGAGGAAGAAACGCGGAAAACAGGGTGGGTCCCATCCCAGGAATGGAGTGGCGAGGGTGATGACTGAGATGGCGGAAGCGCCGAGAAAGAAGGCACTGCAGGAATGGCGCTGCCATGGTTGAGATtgaaaccaaaaccaaaagcTTCGTCACTTTCAATAATCCTAACTACCACACTCATTCTTCTCGTATTCGTCTTCTTCTCGATAAACCCTCTTTCTCCCATTTCAACACCACGGAGGTCACTCCTCATCGCTCCCTCACCGTGTTCCTCCAAATCCGATGGAATCCTCAAATACCAATGTCTCTTCCCACAACACACCGCTCTCTCCATTCCCATCCTCTCCCTATTCCTCCTCCTTCACTTCTACATCCTCATCACCACCGCCCAGGACCACTTCTCCCTCGTCACCACCAAACTCGCCTCCCACCTCGCCCTCTCCCCCAGCATGGCCGCCGTCACGCTTCTCTCCCTCGGCAACGGCGCTCCGGACGTCTTCTCCTCACTCGCAGCCCTCCGCGCCGGCCAATACCGCACTGGCTTCGGCGCTATACTCTCCGCCGGCACCTTCGTCTCCGCCCTCGTCGTCGGCTTTGTCGCCATCTACGCCGCGCCCTTCTCCGTCGATCCCGCGCCTTTCGTTAGGGATGTTCTCTTCTACCTCACCGCTGCAATGTTCCTCTTCTACGTCTACCTCAGCGCCGAGATTTTCCTTTGGCAGGCCGTCGGCTTCGTTGCCTTCTACTTCTTCTTCGTAGGGTTTGTCTTCTACATGGATTTGGGGATGGCGGATCGCGCTCAAAAGAGTTCCGCGGATCTCGAGGGACAGTTGGAATCAGATCCCGACGCTGAAGTTTCGAGATCAGTAGAGGGAGAGAAACGCGCTTCTGGAGTGCGTGGAGCGTTTCGATTGGtacgttgttgttgttgttactgTAGTGGTTTCCATCTCGTGTGCGTACGTACATGGGTATATGATCTTTCCGTCATAGCTAGCAAGGCGATTGACATTGAACtactttgtttcttttaagGTTCCTTTCTAGTTTTTGTCTTTGATGTAGTAAACAACTCTGCATCTGTAATATGCTGCGACTAACTTTCTTGCATCGTTAAAATACTCACTTTTAGCATATTGCTTGCCATTTTTCAATGTTTTCGTGTATCAGTTTTAGTAATGTGATATGTTTCTCAAGTTAGAGGTAGAATAGTATGTCTGAATTTGGAAGGAAACGAGATACGATTAAAATCATGTGTTTGAggtttttttaatagaatataGTATATAGGGAAAGTTTTAGATATATGTACACAAAACATATTGATCATTCATTAATTTGCT
Above is a genomic segment from Vigna radiata var. radiata cultivar VC1973A chromosome 10, Vradiata_ver6, whole genome shotgun sequence containing:
- the LOC106775813 gene encoding cation/calcium exchanger 5, encoding MALPWLRLKPKPKASSLSIILTTTLILLVFVFFSINPLSPISTPRRSLLIAPSPCSSKSDGILKYQCLFPQHTALSIPILSLFLLLHFYILITTAQDHFSLVTTKLASHLALSPSMAAVTLLSLGNGAPDVFSSLAALRAGQYRTGFGAILSAGTFVSALVVGFVAIYAAPFSVDPAPFVRDVLFYLTAAMFLFYVYLSAEIFLWQAVGFVAFYFFFVGFVFYMDLGMADRAQKSSADLEGQLESDPDAEVSRSVEGEKRASGVRGAFRLISKTWELPVETVLRLTIPQPAPAQWSRFYASANIALCPLALLYACNSFMPFNHSIVFLLPNTHFPLWSVVFMASFSLAFLHFIIEKEPPKTEHLPVVVMAFVMSVFWISTTAGELVNCLEAIGTHLKLPPALLGLTVLAWGNSVGDLVADVAVAKAGHPAMAMAGCFAGPMFNMLVGLGSALVIQTANVYPRAYQLNFHVGIVIAFVFLLLSLMGSLLVITWCRFRVPRFWGFCLVGIYAAFTAASLGIAMFSG